Proteins encoded in a region of the Paramagnetospirillum magneticum AMB-1 genome:
- a CDS encoding FCD domain-containing protein — translation MMHAAPPSPPGTAAEPAADPLARLLQAHPETVFDYFEFRRVMAGNAAALAAERATPEDLARLRTCMEAMEKAHALDDPAQEAATDAEFHLAIYEAAHNLVMSQVMHRVFDMLKIGVFYDRIDLYRRRGVRDAFLRQHQAVWQAIAAGNPEQARTMAESHINSTEEALREAQFANSRRDVALRRRAGSDLTGRPR, via the coding sequence ATGATGCACGCCGCCCCCCCGTCGCCCCCCGGGACCGCCGCCGAACCGGCGGCCGATCCGCTTGCCCGCCTGCTGCAGGCGCATCCGGAAACGGTCTTCGATTATTTCGAGTTCCGCCGCGTGATGGCCGGCAATGCCGCCGCCCTGGCCGCCGAGCGCGCCACGCCCGAGGATCTGGCCCGGCTGCGCACCTGCATGGAGGCCATGGAAAAGGCCCACGCCCTGGACGACCCCGCCCAGGAGGCCGCCACCGATGCCGAATTCCATCTGGCCATCTACGAGGCCGCCCACAATCTGGTGATGAGTCAGGTGATGCACCGTGTCTTCGACATGCTGAAGATCGGCGTCTTCTATGACCGCATCGACCTTTACCGCCGCCGCGGCGTGCGCGACGCCTTCCTGCGCCAGCATCAGGCCGTCTGGCAGGCCATCGCCGCCGGCAATCCCGAACAGGCCCGAACCATGGCCGAGAGCCACATTAACTCCACCGAGGAAGCCCTGCGCGAGGCGCAATTCGCCAATTCCCGCCGCGACGTCGCCCTGCGCCGCCGGGCCGGTTCGGACCTGACCGGCCGACCCCGCTGA
- a CDS encoding LutB/LldF family L-lactate oxidation iron-sulfur protein: protein MAAEASKMEFGAKAHVALNDPKLRANFRRAMDGLMTKRAAQFADEAEWNALRARGAAARANALAKLPELLEQLEANCLRNGIHVHWAETTAEANAIVLGILEAAGARTVIKGKSMVTEEMHLNAHLEKHGITPVESDLGEYIIQLAGEAPSHIVMPCIHKNKTEIAELFHDKIEGQPYTENVDELTAAARAALRGAFAGADAGISGVNFAVAETGTLVLIENEGNGRLSTTLPPLHIAVTGIEKVLEKLDDVPPLLSLLPRSATGQPITTYVNMISSPRKEGEKDGPKAVHLVLLDNGRSRVHGDTELRDTLRCIRCAACMNHCPVYTRVGGHTYTFTYPGPIGKLLTPQIEGLDCAGDQPHASTLCRACADVCPVQIPIPDLLVRLRTESVRPTQGQAVKGAGSSATTSETLGWKGWTLLYASPLVYRIGTKMLGWFGNLMPSSAPMLKQWTSVRTKPKFAPKSLHELAREKGYCDE, encoded by the coding sequence ATGGCCGCTGAAGCAAGCAAGATGGAATTCGGCGCCAAGGCCCATGTGGCGCTGAACGACCCCAAGCTGCGCGCCAATTTCCGCCGCGCCATGGACGGCCTGATGACCAAGCGGGCGGCCCAGTTCGCCGATGAGGCGGAGTGGAATGCCCTGCGCGCCCGGGGCGCGGCGGCGCGCGCCAATGCCTTGGCCAAACTGCCCGAGTTGCTGGAACAGCTCGAAGCCAATTGCCTGCGGAACGGCATCCACGTCCACTGGGCCGAGACCACCGCCGAAGCCAACGCCATCGTGCTGGGCATCCTGGAAGCGGCGGGCGCCAGGACGGTGATCAAGGGCAAGTCCATGGTCACCGAGGAGATGCACCTCAACGCCCATCTGGAAAAGCACGGCATCACGCCGGTGGAATCCGACCTGGGCGAGTACATCATCCAACTGGCGGGCGAGGCGCCCAGCCATATCGTCATGCCCTGCATCCACAAGAACAAGACCGAGATCGCCGAGCTGTTTCACGACAAGATCGAGGGCCAGCCCTATACCGAGAACGTGGACGAGCTGACCGCCGCCGCCCGGGCTGCGCTGCGCGGTGCCTTCGCCGGGGCCGATGCCGGCATCTCGGGCGTCAATTTCGCCGTGGCCGAGACCGGCACCCTGGTGCTGATCGAGAACGAGGGCAACGGGCGCCTCTCCACCACCCTGCCGCCGCTGCACATCGCGGTGACCGGCATCGAGAAGGTGCTGGAAAAGCTCGACGACGTGCCGCCGCTGCTGTCGCTGCTGCCCCGCTCGGCCACCGGCCAGCCCATCACCACCTATGTCAACATGATCTCCTCGCCCCGCAAGGAGGGCGAGAAGGACGGCCCCAAGGCGGTGCATCTGGTGCTGCTGGACAACGGGCGGTCCCGCGTCCACGGCGACACCGAGCTGCGCGACACCCTGCGCTGCATCCGCTGCGCCGCCTGCATGAACCATTGCCCGGTCTATACCAGGGTGGGCGGCCACACCTACACCTTCACCTATCCCGGCCCCATCGGCAAATTGCTGACCCCGCAGATCGAGGGACTGGACTGCGCCGGCGACCAGCCCCACGCCTCGACCCTGTGCCGGGCCTGCGCCGATGTCTGCCCGGTGCAGATTCCCATTCCCGACCTGCTGGTCCGCCTGCGGACCGAATCGGTGCGGCCCACCCAGGGACAGGCGGTCAAGGGAGCGGGCTCGTCGGCCACCACCTCCGAGACCCTGGGATGGAAGGGCTGGACGCTGCTCTACGCCTCGCCCCTGGTCTACCGCATCGGAACAAAGATGCTTGGCTGGTTCGGAAATCTGATGCCGTCCTCGGCCCCCATGCTGAAGCAATGGACGAGCGTGCGCACCAAGCCGAAATTCGCCCCCAAGAGCCTGCACGAACTGGCCCGCGAGAAGGGATACTGCGATGAATAG
- a CDS encoding NMCC_0638 family (lipo)protein — MSRILATLLLVLLALPAQAQTMGGLATRDETSRLAVAVLGRICVLNVGDYNAIITAASPTGEFGFTDVAPEVAETFLTGRQGLVRVLRRPGLGAVTLVAGKDGICTVWSEYGDATSLQRHLLAMVEKGGLKGGAQLLALEARDEAGQLISDYYLMPADWFARDLGRRFAEDGSQPLALVTSISAPGRRPMEAMLSVSRIMKK; from the coding sequence ATGAGCCGGATACTCGCCACATTGCTGCTGGTTCTGCTGGCCCTGCCGGCCCAGGCCCAGACCATGGGCGGTCTGGCCACCCGCGACGAGACGTCGCGGCTGGCGGTGGCGGTGCTGGGACGCATCTGCGTGCTCAACGTGGGTGATTACAACGCCATCATCACCGCCGCCTCGCCTACCGGCGAGTTCGGCTTCACCGATGTGGCGCCCGAGGTGGCCGAGACCTTTCTGACGGGACGTCAGGGTTTGGTTCGCGTGCTGCGCCGCCCCGGCCTGGGGGCCGTTACCCTGGTGGCGGGCAAGGACGGCATCTGTACGGTCTGGTCCGAATACGGCGACGCCACCTCGCTGCAGCGACATCTTCTGGCCATGGTGGAAAAGGGGGGGCTGAAGGGCGGCGCGCAACTGCTGGCGCTCGAAGCCCGCGACGAGGCCGGTCAGCTGATCAGCGACTACTATCTGATGCCCGCCGACTGGTTCGCCCGCGATCTGGGCCGGCGCTTCGCCGAGGACGGCAGCCAGCCTCTGGCCCTGGTCACCTCGATCTCCGCCCCCGGCCGCCGACCCATGGAGGCCATGCTGTCGGTCAGCCGGATCATGAAGAAGTAG
- a CDS encoding NMCC_0638 family (lipo)protein, with amino-acid sequence MSRLFLALGMAAAVAVQPVSAAEPPRNVAEIASATFVLGCAAHVGALDKLRQRLQPGGDLYLPRLSDQAAKPFLQGRPGEAYLREDAGVTLALLTKDDQCAVFVRRVSTSAINAQVEKDLKAAVGRYFNVQAGGRESNGPLTSRFLDLTPTATYRDELVKTHGAEPTGLRVIVTTSESANPDLQAIITIGVRQP; translated from the coding sequence ATGAGCCGGCTGTTCCTAGCCCTCGGCATGGCCGCCGCCGTGGCGGTCCAGCCCGTCTCGGCCGCCGAGCCGCCGCGCAACGTGGCCGAGATCGCTTCGGCCACCTTCGTGCTGGGCTGCGCCGCCCATGTGGGGGCGCTGGACAAGCTGAGGCAGCGGTTGCAGCCCGGCGGAGACCTCTACCTTCCCCGCCTGTCCGATCAGGCGGCCAAGCCGTTTCTCCAGGGCCGTCCGGGCGAGGCCTATCTGCGCGAGGATGCCGGCGTCACCCTGGCGCTGCTGACCAAGGACGATCAATGCGCGGTCTTTGTCCGTCGGGTCTCCACCTCCGCCATCAATGCCCAGGTGGAAAAAGACCTGAAGGCGGCGGTCGGGCGCTATTTCAATGTCCAGGCCGGCGGGCGCGAGAGCAACGGACCGCTGACCTCGCGCTTTCTCGACCTTACGCCCACCGCCACGTACCGCGATGAACTGGTCAAGACGCACGGGGCCGAGCCCACCGGGCTGCGGGTGATCGTCACCACCTCGGAAAGCGCCAATCCCGATCTTCAGGCCATCATCACCATCGGAGTGAGGCAGCCATGA
- a CDS encoding LutC/YkgG family protein, giving the protein MNSPRERILARLKAAPQTAAPLRPDWAPPAYDASARKAKFKAMLEASHADVHEVTAADWPQRLKTILANKGVGNMVYAPATPAGRQLADSWAGSGPELLAYDRPVEDFKEVLVAKADAALTTARGGIAQTGSLVLWPTSDEPRLMSLLPPIHVALVEESSLTDSLAETIRVQGWASGMPTNAVLVSGPSKTADIEQTLAYGVHGPKELIVLLIGKD; this is encoded by the coding sequence ATGAATAGCCCGCGTGAGCGTATTCTGGCCCGCCTGAAGGCCGCCCCTCAGACGGCCGCGCCACTGCGTCCCGACTGGGCGCCGCCCGCCTATGACGCCTCGGCGCGCAAGGCCAAGTTCAAGGCCATGCTGGAGGCCTCCCACGCAGACGTGCACGAGGTCACCGCCGCCGACTGGCCGCAGCGCCTGAAGACCATCCTGGCCAACAAGGGCGTGGGCAATATGGTCTATGCCCCGGCCACCCCGGCGGGACGGCAACTGGCCGACTCCTGGGCGGGCAGCGGCCCCGAGCTGCTGGCCTATGATCGCCCGGTGGAGGACTTCAAGGAAGTGCTGGTCGCCAAGGCCGATGCCGCCCTGACCACCGCCCGGGGCGGAATTGCCCAGACCGGCTCGCTGGTCCTGTGGCCCACCTCGGACGAGCCCCGGCTGATGAGCCTGCTGCCCCCCATCCACGTGGCCCTGGTGGAGGAGTCCAGCCTGACCGATTCCCTGGCCGAGACCATCCGCGTCCAGGGCTGGGCATCGGGCATGCCCACCAATGCCGTGCTGGTGTCGGGGCCGTCCAAGACCGCCGACATCGAGCAGACCCTGGCCTATGGCGTCCATGGCCCCAAGGAACTGATCGTCCTGCTGATCGGGAAAGACTGA
- a CDS encoding (Fe-S)-binding protein: MPKQPRPESVYFFGTCLIDLFYPEAGLAGMELLQREGLKVVFPPNQTCCGQPARNNGYQDEARKVARLQMDSFPGDWPIVVPSGSCAGMMKTHYPEMFEGTPDHDRAVAFSARVYELTEFLVDVLGVKLVDKGQKVTITWHPSCHSQREAGVVEQPKALLRQLTNVTLVENPREKECCGFGGAFAVRQAEISAAMVTDKVASIEETGATQVVSGDCGCLMNITGAAEKAAKGFKGRHIAEFILERCHGR; this comes from the coding sequence ATGCCCAAGCAGCCTCGCCCGGAAAGCGTCTACTTCTTCGGAACCTGCCTGATCGACCTGTTCTACCCCGAGGCCGGACTGGCCGGGATGGAGCTGCTGCAGCGCGAAGGCCTCAAGGTGGTGTTCCCGCCCAATCAGACTTGCTGCGGCCAGCCCGCCCGCAACAACGGCTACCAGGACGAGGCGCGCAAGGTGGCGCGGCTGCAGATGGATTCCTTCCCCGGCGACTGGCCCATCGTGGTGCCGTCGGGCTCGTGCGCCGGGATGATGAAGACCCATTACCCCGAGATGTTCGAGGGCACCCCCGACCATGACCGCGCCGTCGCTTTTTCGGCGCGGGTGTACGAACTGACCGAGTTCCTGGTGGACGTCCTGGGCGTCAAACTGGTGGACAAGGGCCAGAAGGTGACCATCACCTGGCACCCGTCCTGCCATTCCCAGCGCGAAGCGGGCGTGGTCGAGCAGCCCAAGGCCCTGCTGCGGCAACTGACCAACGTCACCCTGGTGGAGAACCCGCGCGAGAAGGAATGCTGCGGCTTTGGCGGCGCCTTCGCCGTGCGCCAGGCCGAGATCTCGGCGGCCATGGTCACCGACAAGGTGGCCTCCATCGAGGAAACCGGCGCCACCCAGGTGGTGTCGGGCGATTGCGGCTGCCTGATGAACATCACCGGCGCCGCCGAGAAGGCCGCCAAGGGCTTCAAGGGCCGCCACATCGCCGAATTCATCCTGGAGCGCTGCCATGGCCGCTGA
- a CDS encoding gamma-glutamyl-gamma-aminobutyrate hydrolase family protein: MSFSPPLIGITLDSEEPGGYSRMPWYALRRNYAETVARAGGLPVLLPHEPRLAASFLDRIDGLVVTGGAFDIDPALFGAEARAGLVLKRGRTEFELAMVRGALERDMPILGICGGQQLLNVALGGTLIQHIPDEVNGALSHEQPTPRSEPGHWVEIASGTRLAEIVGETRIPVNSAHHQAVRMVAPGCVVNAIAPDGVIEGIEAAGRTFCIGVQWHPEYDISPADSALLRAFVGACR; encoded by the coding sequence ATGAGCTTTTCGCCCCCTCTGATCGGCATTACCCTCGACAGCGAGGAACCCGGCGGCTATTCCCGCATGCCGTGGTACGCGCTCCGCCGCAATTACGCCGAGACGGTGGCCCGCGCCGGCGGTCTGCCGGTGCTGCTGCCGCACGAGCCCCGGCTGGCCGCCTCGTTCCTCGACCGCATCGACGGATTGGTGGTCACCGGCGGGGCCTTCGACATCGACCCCGCCCTGTTCGGCGCCGAAGCCCGCGCCGGCCTGGTGCTGAAGCGGGGGCGGACCGAGTTCGAGTTGGCCATGGTGCGGGGCGCGCTGGAGCGCGACATGCCCATTCTTGGCATCTGCGGCGGGCAGCAATTGCTGAACGTCGCCCTGGGCGGAACCCTGATCCAGCACATTCCCGACGAGGTGAACGGCGCCCTGTCCCACGAGCAGCCCACTCCCCGTTCCGAGCCCGGACATTGGGTGGAGATCGCCTCGGGGACCCGGCTGGCCGAAATCGTGGGCGAGACCCGCATCCCGGTGAACTCGGCCCATCATCAGGCGGTGCGCATGGTGGCGCCCGGCTGTGTGGTCAACGCCATCGCCCCCGACGGGGTGATCGAGGGGATCGAGGCAGCGGGACGGACGTTCTGCATCGGGGTGCAATGGCACCCCGAATATGACATCAGCCCGGCGGATTCGGCCCTGCTGCGCGCCTTTGTAGGAGCATGCCGATGA
- a CDS encoding enoyl-CoA hydratase-related protein, whose product MSELVLSHVEGGVQVVRMNRPDKKNALIGEMYAALAEAFAKGEADDDVNVFLILGSQTDFSAGNDLPDFLTWEALSGSVADRFIRAVAGARKPVVAAVRGAAIGIGSTLLPHCDLVYAAPGTRFHMPFINLGIVPEAGSSQTMPALAGHRRAAEMLMLGEPFGVDTAEAVGLINGVVPGEDLEETAMAAARKLAAKPRSILVQIKALMKTPAEPIMDRLTREAAVFDTCLKGEALNEAVSAFKEKRAPDFSKCR is encoded by the coding sequence ATGAGCGAGTTGGTATTGTCCCATGTGGAAGGCGGCGTTCAGGTGGTCCGCATGAACCGCCCGGACAAGAAGAACGCCCTGATCGGCGAGATGTACGCCGCCCTGGCCGAGGCCTTCGCCAAGGGCGAGGCCGATGACGACGTGAACGTCTTCCTGATCCTGGGCAGCCAGACCGACTTTTCCGCCGGCAACGACCTGCCTGACTTCCTGACCTGGGAGGCGCTGAGCGGTTCGGTGGCCGACCGCTTCATCCGCGCCGTGGCGGGAGCCAGGAAGCCGGTGGTGGCGGCCGTGCGCGGCGCGGCCATCGGCATCGGCTCGACCCTGCTGCCCCATTGCGATCTGGTCTATGCCGCGCCGGGAACCCGTTTCCACATGCCGTTCATCAATCTGGGCATCGTGCCCGAGGCCGGCTCCAGCCAGACCATGCCCGCCCTCGCTGGTCATCGCCGCGCCGCCGAGATGCTGATGCTGGGCGAGCCCTTCGGAGTGGACACCGCCGAGGCCGTCGGCCTGATCAACGGCGTGGTGCCGGGCGAGGATCTGGAGGAAACCGCCATGGCGGCGGCCCGCAAGCTGGCGGCCAAGCCGCGCTCCATCCTGGTGCAGATCAAGGCGCTGATGAAGACTCCGGCCGAGCCGATCATGGATCGCCTGACCCGCGAGGCGGCGGTGTTCGACACCTGCCTGAAGGGCGAAGCCCTGAATGAGGCCGTCTCCGCCTTCAAGGAGAAGCGGGCACCCGATTTCTCCAAGTGCCGCTAA
- a CDS encoding lactate permease LctP family transporter, protein MQAWMQVYDPAGNLWLSSLIAAIPIIFFFVALAILKLKGHVAGTITVLLSIAVAIVFYKMPVAAAVMAGVQGFLFGLWPIAWIIIGAVFLYKVTVKTGQFEIIRSSVVSITADQRLQMLMIGFSFGAFLEGAAGFGAPVAITAALLVGLGFNPLYAAGLCLIANTAPVAFGAMGIPIIVAGQVSGLDAFKIGAMAGRQLPLLAVFVPFWIIFIMDGFKGVRETWPAILVAGGSFAFGVWFTSNYIGPELPDITSALISLVCITVFLKFWQPKNIFRFKEEGEDEKHSHDYTTGQVARAWAPFLILTAVVTVWSLKPFKAMFAKGGELVFTNINWEVPALHNLVAKVPPIVAAAKAVPAVYTLNLVSATGTAILISAIITIIMLGMKGSEGLKTFGETLNELKRPIYTIGTVLAFAYVANASGLSTTLALLLTGAGDFYPFFSPVLGWLGVFLTGSDTSSNALFGALQATTAHQLGISDILMVAANTTGGVTGKMISPQSIAVACAAVGLVGHEANLFRFTLKHSVFFVCIIGVITTLQAYVLTWMIP, encoded by the coding sequence ATGCAAGCTTGGATGCAAGTCTACGACCCGGCCGGGAATCTGTGGCTGTCGTCACTGATCGCCGCCATTCCGATCATTTTCTTCTTTGTCGCCCTGGCGATCCTGAAGCTGAAGGGCCATGTGGCCGGCACCATCACCGTGCTGCTGTCCATCGCCGTGGCCATCGTGTTCTACAAGATGCCGGTGGCCGCCGCCGTCATGGCGGGCGTCCAGGGCTTCCTGTTCGGCCTGTGGCCCATCGCCTGGATCATCATCGGCGCGGTGTTCCTGTATAAGGTCACGGTCAAGACCGGCCAGTTCGAGATCATCCGCTCCTCGGTGGTGTCCATCACCGCCGACCAGCGCCTGCAGATGCTGATGATCGGCTTCTCGTTCGGCGCCTTCCTGGAGGGTGCGGCGGGCTTCGGCGCGCCGGTGGCCATCACTGCCGCTCTGCTGGTGGGCCTGGGCTTCAACCCGCTTTACGCCGCCGGCCTGTGCCTGATCGCCAACACCGCCCCGGTGGCCTTTGGCGCCATGGGCATTCCGATCATCGTCGCCGGTCAGGTCTCGGGCCTGGACGCTTTCAAGATCGGCGCCATGGCCGGTCGCCAGTTGCCGCTGCTGGCGGTGTTCGTGCCGTTCTGGATCATCTTCATCATGGACGGCTTCAAGGGCGTCCGCGAGACCTGGCCCGCCATCCTGGTGGCCGGTGGCTCGTTCGCCTTCGGCGTGTGGTTCACCTCCAACTATATCGGGCCGGAGCTGCCCGACATCACCTCGGCGCTGATCAGCCTGGTGTGCATCACGGTGTTCCTCAAGTTCTGGCAGCCCAAGAACATCTTCCGCTTCAAGGAAGAGGGCGAGGACGAGAAGCACTCCCACGACTACACCACCGGTCAGGTGGCCCGCGCCTGGGCGCCGTTCCTGATCCTCACCGCCGTGGTGACGGTGTGGAGCCTGAAGCCCTTCAAGGCCATGTTCGCCAAGGGCGGCGAGCTGGTGTTCACCAACATCAACTGGGAAGTGCCCGCCCTGCACAACCTGGTCGCCAAGGTGCCGCCGATCGTCGCCGCCGCCAAGGCCGTGCCCGCCGTCTATACCCTGAACCTGGTCTCGGCCACCGGCACCGCCATCCTGATCTCGGCCATCATCACCATCATCATGCTGGGGATGAAGGGCTCGGAGGGGCTCAAGACCTTCGGCGAGACCCTGAACGAGCTGAAGCGCCCCATCTACACCATCGGCACGGTGCTGGCCTTCGCCTATGTGGCCAATGCCTCGGGCCTGTCCACCACCCTGGCCCTGCTGCTGACCGGCGCCGGCGATTTCTATCCCTTCTTCTCGCCGGTCCTGGGCTGGCTGGGCGTGTTCCTCACCGGCTCGGACACCTCGTCCAACGCCCTGTTCGGAGCGCTCCAGGCCACCACCGCCCATCAGCTGGGAATCAGCGACATCCTGATGGTTGCCGCCAACACCACCGGCGGCGTCACCGGCAAGATGATCTCGCCCCAGTCCATCGCGGTGGCCTGCGCCGCCGTGGGTCTGGTGGGCCACGAGGCCAACCTGTTCCGCTTCACCTTGAAGCACAGCGTCTTCTTCGTGTGCATCATCGGCGTGATCACCACGCTTCAGGCCTATGTCCTGACCTGGATGATTCCGTAA
- a CDS encoding FAD-binding and (Fe-S)-binding domain-containing protein translates to MTRTAPDYSALLQDLTGVMPVSRLITDPLRRLAYGTDASFYRLVPQVVAEVRDEAEVKGVLAACRRHGAPVTFRAAGTSLSGQAVSDSVLMILGTGWTQAVVEDEGKRIRLQPGVIGAEANRRLAAFARKIGPDPASIDSCKIGGIAANNASGMCCGTSDNSYQTVMSMRLVLADGTLVDTGNPESVAAFRASHAELLSRLDDMGRRVRDDETLAGRIRHKFAIKNTTGYSLNALVDFTDPLDILTHLMIGSEGTLGFIAEITYRTVPEHAHKASALLLFPDIAEACRAVVALKQAPVSAVELMDRASLRCVEDKPGMPAQIRGLADGVTSLLVEARGETAEALAANLAEIGRVLSGVTTLFPPAFTDDPYEYGTLWKIRKGLFPALGAVRKVGTTVIIEDVAFPIESLAAATTDLEHLCRKHGYDEAIIFGHALDGNLHFTFTQDFGIKEEVDRYARFMDEVAELVVNKYDGSLKAEHGTGRNMAPFVEMEWGTEATALMWDIKGLLDPLGLLNPGVLLDKDPRAHLNNLKPLPAADSLVDTCIECGFCERMCPSHGLTLSPRQRITSWREISRRTAANENSDELRRLYDYQGIDTCAACGLCATACPVGIETGRLTKSLRGRRLGSGAHAVGQWASRHYGAAMAATRFGLGAAALVSRLAGPSAMAAMASGLRTLSGGRTPKLGEHLPTAADFAPPANAPSGERVVYFPTCAARTMGPASGDPEKDSLPTVMTRVLARAGFGVVIPDGVENLCCGQAFESKGLQATADAKAAELEAALFKASDHGRLPIVMDASACAWRMKTYLGERLKVVDSVEFLHDAALPRLSPTPQDAPVLVHVNCGARKQGLDDKMVGLAKACAKTAIVPEAVGCCGFAGDKGFTNPELNDHALRHLAPQVPQGCEAGYSSNRTCEIGLADHADVPYRSIVYLLDRTTR, encoded by the coding sequence ATGACCCGCACCGCCCCCGACTATTCCGCCCTGCTCCAGGACCTGACCGGCGTGATGCCGGTCAGCCGGCTGATCACCGATCCGCTGCGCCGTCTGGCCTATGGCACCGATGCCAGCTTCTACCGGCTGGTGCCCCAGGTGGTAGCCGAAGTGCGTGACGAGGCCGAGGTCAAGGGCGTCCTGGCCGCCTGCCGCCGCCATGGCGCCCCGGTCACCTTCCGCGCCGCCGGCACCTCCCTGTCGGGCCAGGCGGTCAGCGATTCCGTGCTGATGATCTTAGGGACCGGCTGGACCCAGGCGGTGGTCGAGGACGAGGGCAAGCGCATCCGCCTGCAGCCCGGGGTGATCGGCGCCGAGGCCAACCGCCGCCTGGCCGCCTTCGCCCGCAAGATCGGCCCCGATCCGGCCAGCATCGATTCCTGCAAGATCGGCGGCATCGCCGCCAACAACGCCAGCGGCATGTGCTGCGGCACCTCGGATAATTCCTACCAGACCGTGATGTCCATGCGCCTGGTCCTGGCCGACGGCACCCTGGTGGATACCGGCAACCCGGAAAGCGTCGCCGCCTTCCGCGCCTCCCATGCCGAGTTGCTGTCCCGGCTGGACGACATGGGCCGGCGGGTGCGGGATGACGAGACCCTGGCCGGCCGCATCCGGCACAAATTCGCCATCAAGAACACCACCGGCTATTCCCTCAACGCCCTGGTGGACTTCACTGATCCGCTGGACATCCTCACCCATCTGATGATCGGGTCCGAGGGCACCCTGGGCTTCATCGCCGAGATCACCTACCGCACCGTCCCCGAGCATGCCCACAAGGCCAGCGCCCTGCTGCTGTTCCCCGACATCGCCGAGGCCTGCCGCGCCGTGGTGGCGTTGAAGCAAGCCCCGGTCTCCGCCGTGGAACTGATGGACCGCGCCTCCTTGCGCTGCGTCGAGGACAAGCCGGGCATGCCCGCCCAGATCCGGGGACTGGCCGACGGCGTCACCTCGCTGCTGGTGGAAGCGCGCGGCGAGACGGCCGAGGCCCTGGCCGCCAATCTGGCCGAGATCGGCCGGGTGCTGTCCGGCGTCACCACCTTGTTCCCGCCCGCCTTCACCGACGATCCCTATGAGTACGGCACGCTGTGGAAGATCCGCAAGGGCCTGTTCCCGGCCCTGGGCGCCGTGCGCAAGGTGGGGACCACGGTGATCATCGAGGACGTGGCCTTCCCCATCGAATCCCTGGCCGCCGCCACCACCGATCTGGAGCATCTGTGCCGCAAGCACGGCTATGACGAGGCGATCATTTTCGGCCATGCCCTGGACGGCAACCTGCACTTCACCTTCACCCAGGATTTCGGCATCAAGGAGGAGGTGGACCGCTACGCCCGCTTCATGGACGAGGTCGCCGAACTGGTGGTCAACAAGTACGACGGTTCCCTGAAGGCCGAGCACGGAACCGGCCGCAACATGGCCCCCTTCGTCGAAATGGAATGGGGCACCGAGGCCACCGCCCTGATGTGGGACATCAAGGGCCTGCTCGACCCGCTGGGCCTGCTCAATCCCGGCGTGCTGCTGGACAAGGACCCCCGCGCCCACCTGAACAATCTGAAGCCGCTGCCCGCCGCCGATTCCCTGGTGGACACCTGCATCGAGTGCGGCTTCTGCGAGCGCATGTGCCCCAGCCACGGCCTGACGCTGTCGCCCCGCCAGCGCATCACCTCGTGGCGGGAAATCTCGCGCCGGACCGCCGCCAACGAGAATTCCGACGAGTTGCGCCGCCTCTACGATTACCAGGGCATCGACACCTGCGCCGCCTGCGGGCTGTGCGCCACCGCCTGCCCGGTGGGCATCGAGACCGGCCGGCTGACCAAGTCCCTGCGCGGCCGCCGCCTGGGCAGCGGCGCCCATGCCGTGGGGCAATGGGCCTCGCGCCATTACGGCGCCGCCATGGCCGCCACCCGGTTCGGGCTGGGGGCCGCCGCCCTGGTCTCCAGGCTGGCCGGTCCCTCCGCCATGGCCGCCATGGCCTCGGGGCTCCGCACGCTGTCGGGCGGCCGCACTCCCAAGCTGGGCGAGCATCTGCCCACCGCCGCCGATTTCGCGCCGCCGGCCAATGCCCCGTCGGGCGAGCGGGTGGTGTACTTCCCCACCTGCGCCGCCCGCACCATGGGCCCCGCCTCGGGCGACCCGGAAAAGGACTCGCTGCCCACGGTCATGACCCGGGTGCTGGCCCGCGCTGGCTTCGGGGTGGTGATTCCCGACGGCGTCGAGAATCTGTGCTGTGGCCAGGCCTTCGAAAGCAAGGGCCTCCAGGCCACCGCCGACGCCAAGGCCGCCGAATTGGAAGCTGCCCTGTTCAAGGCCTCCGACCACGGCCGGCTGCCCATCGTCATGGACGCCTCGGCCTGCGCCTGGCGCATGAAGACCTATCTGGGCGAGCGGCTCAAGGTGGTGGACTCGGTGGAGTTCCTGCATGATGCCGCGCTGCCCCGCCTGTCCCCCACGCCCCAGGACGCCCCCGTGCTGGTCCATGTCAATTGCGGCGCCCGCAAGCAGGGTCTGGACGACAAGATGGTCGGGCTGGCCAAGGCCTGCGCCAAGACGGCCATCGTCCCTGAGGCGGTGGGCTGCTGCGGCTTCGCCGGCGACAAGGGCTTCACCAATCCCGAGCTCAACGACCACGCGCTGCGGCATCTGGCCCCCCAGGTGCCCCAGGGCTGCGAGGCGGGCTATTCCTCCAACCGCACCTGCGAGATCGGCCTGGCCGATCATGCCGACGTGCCGTATCGCTCCATCGTCTATCTGCTGGACCGGACGACACGGTAG